The following are encoded in a window of Halosolutus halophilus genomic DNA:
- a CDS encoding HPr family phosphocarrier protein — translation MERTVTVVPADGLHARPAATVTSTASGYEADVTIARADDGDFVPANSMLAVTGLNVRHGEDVTLRVDGPDEAAAIDALEEIVTTPVADADEANPDPNDND, via the coding sequence GGATTACACGCCCGGCCGGCCGCAACGGTCACCTCGACGGCGAGCGGGTACGAGGCCGACGTAACGATCGCACGCGCCGACGACGGCGACTTCGTTCCGGCGAACAGCATGCTCGCAGTCACCGGGCTGAACGTCCGACACGGGGAGGACGTGACGCTACGAGTCGACGGGCCGGACGAGGCGGCGGCGATCGACGCCCTCGAGGAGATCGTCACGACCCCCGTCGCCGACGCCGACGAAGCGAACCCCGACCCGAACGACAATGACTGA
- the ptsP gene encoding phosphoenolpyruvate--protein phosphotransferase, whose product MTDEGELAGTGVTPLVGVGHAYWLETSVELGPPPDPDDVDADVERDRFERTRDAVREALEREREAIAERVGDEEADIFDAHAAFLMDPQIADGVTAAIEDGLPATHAVRETFDEHVDQFEGLEGPMAERADDLRDVRDRLLRRLLADEADAGDAATDGTAAAEDPEPSIPGGAVVLADRLTPSETAAFDPDRIAGIATSTGGETSHAAIITRALGIPAVVGVGDVLRTVSDGTPVVVDGDRGVVVPDPDDETRERAAADRTAEPIPEPVSTSDGRSIEVAANVAGPADFDRAVAMGADGVGLFRTEFLFFDRDEPPDEDEQFRTYREALETVSGRVIVRTLDVGGDKPLPYRQDGTERNPFLGARGIRLSLEEQSDLFETQLRALLRAAATPNGDDLAVMFPMITTVEELDAARERLHAIAEDLTAAGVDNAVPELGVMIETPAAAFVADELAARVDFLSLGTNDLTQYVMAADRENERVADLQDPLSPPVLRAIARTVRAGHEGGAWVGMCGELAGDPAVTELLVGLGLDELSASPIAVPAVKRQVQDLDANAATDLADRVLDAATREEVRARYEDESR is encoded by the coding sequence ATGACTGACGAGGGGGAACTCGCGGGAACCGGCGTCACACCGCTCGTCGGCGTCGGACACGCGTACTGGCTCGAGACGAGCGTCGAACTCGGACCACCGCCGGATCCGGACGACGTCGACGCCGACGTCGAACGCGATCGGTTCGAGCGAACCCGTGATGCGGTTCGCGAAGCGCTCGAACGGGAACGGGAAGCAATCGCGGAACGGGTCGGTGACGAGGAAGCCGACATCTTCGACGCGCACGCGGCCTTCCTGATGGACCCCCAGATCGCGGACGGCGTCACGGCGGCGATCGAGGACGGACTCCCCGCGACACACGCAGTCCGGGAAACGTTCGACGAGCACGTCGACCAGTTCGAGGGACTGGAGGGACCGATGGCGGAGCGAGCGGACGACCTGCGCGACGTTCGGGATCGGCTGCTCCGTCGGCTGCTCGCCGACGAGGCGGACGCCGGAGACGCTGCTACGGACGGGACGGCCGCGGCGGAAGACCCGGAGCCGTCGATTCCCGGGGGTGCCGTCGTCCTCGCCGATCGACTCACCCCGAGCGAGACGGCGGCGTTCGATCCGGACCGGATCGCGGGAATCGCGACGAGCACCGGGGGCGAGACCTCCCACGCGGCGATCATCACGCGGGCGCTCGGAATCCCCGCCGTCGTCGGCGTCGGCGACGTGTTGCGGACGGTTTCGGACGGCACGCCGGTCGTCGTCGACGGCGACCGCGGGGTCGTCGTCCCCGATCCGGACGACGAAACGCGCGAGCGGGCCGCCGCCGATCGAACCGCCGAGCCGATCCCGGAACCGGTGTCGACGAGCGACGGACGATCGATCGAGGTGGCCGCGAACGTCGCCGGACCCGCGGACTTCGACCGGGCGGTCGCGATGGGTGCCGACGGCGTCGGCCTGTTCCGGACGGAGTTCCTCTTCTTCGATCGCGACGAACCGCCCGACGAGGACGAGCAGTTTCGGACGTACCGAGAGGCCCTCGAGACCGTCTCCGGTCGCGTGATCGTCCGGACGCTCGACGTCGGCGGGGACAAGCCACTGCCCTACCGGCAGGACGGGACCGAGCGGAACCCGTTCCTCGGTGCGCGAGGCATCCGCCTCTCGCTGGAGGAGCAGTCGGACCTCTTCGAGACGCAACTGCGAGCGCTCCTGCGGGCGGCCGCGACGCCGAACGGGGACGATCTCGCGGTCATGTTCCCGATGATCACGACCGTCGAGGAACTCGATGCGGCTCGAGAGCGACTCCACGCGATCGCGGAGGACCTGACCGCGGCGGGCGTCGACAACGCCGTTCCGGAACTCGGCGTGATGATCGAGACGCCCGCTGCGGCGTTCGTCGCCGACGAACTGGCAGCCCGCGTGGACTTCCTCAGTCTCGGCACGAACGATCTCACCCAGTACGTGATGGCCGCCGATCGGGAGAACGAGCGGGTCGCGGACCTGCAGGATCCGCTCTCTCCACCGGTGCTACGGGCGATCGCCCGGACGGTCCGTGCGGGCCACGAGGGGGGCGCGTGGGTCGGAATGTGCGGCGAACTGGCCGGCGACCCGGCGGTCACCGAGCTCCTCGTCGGCCTCGGTCTCGACGAACTCAGTGCGAGTCCGATCGCCGTTCCGGCGGTCAAGCGGCAGGTGCAGGACCTCGACGCGAACGCCGCGACGGACCTGGCCGATCGGGTTCTCGACGCGGCGACGCGAGAAGAGGTTCGAGCGCGCTACGAGGACGAGTCGCGCTGA
- the dhaM gene encoding dihydroxyacetone kinase phosphoryl donor subunit DhaM: MVGIVVVSHSERAAAGIREVAREMGGDARIEAVGGTEDGRIGTTPGPIREAIEAVADDGGVVVLVDLGSAVMNAELAIEETAVDAVVADAPVLEGALNATVAATAPSATVESVREAAEDAHDVSKV, from the coding sequence ATGGTCGGCATCGTCGTCGTCTCTCACAGCGAGCGAGCGGCCGCGGGTATTCGCGAGGTCGCCCGGGAGATGGGCGGCGACGCCCGTATCGAGGCCGTCGGTGGAACCGAAGACGGCCGAATCGGAACGACACCGGGGCCGATACGGGAGGCGATCGAGGCAGTTGCCGACGACGGCGGCGTCGTCGTCCTCGTCGATCTCGGCAGTGCCGTGATGAACGCCGAACTCGCGATCGAGGAGACGGCCGTCGACGCCGTCGTCGCCGATGCGCCCGTACTCGAGGGTGCGCTCAACGCGACCGTCGCGGCGACCGCGCCGTCCGCGACCGTCGAGTCGGTTCGCGAGGCCGCCGAGGACGCGCACGACGTCTCGAAGGTGTGA
- the dhaL gene encoding dihydroxyacetone kinase subunit DhaL produces the protein MDQETQSDAVQTAVEAIADRLSVEKQYLTELDSAIGDADHGANMDRGFRTALERVEETDGDPAELVKTAGVALVSEVGGASGPLYGGSLMKASQELEDGITAETTVAFAERYLETVEERGKASVGDKTMVDALTPAVHTYKKSIEVDDCEPIEALGRAVDAARRGVEFTTPIHAKKGRASYLGWRSVGHQDPGATSTLYLLEELLDVATEYVDGEVVIDAEADEVPEPDAEDVPADGGE, from the coding sequence ATGGATCAAGAGACTCAGTCCGACGCGGTTCAGACGGCAGTCGAAGCGATCGCCGACCGGCTCTCGGTCGAAAAGCAGTACCTGACGGAACTCGACTCCGCGATCGGCGACGCCGACCACGGTGCCAACATGGATCGCGGCTTCCGGACCGCACTCGAACGCGTCGAGGAGACCGACGGCGACCCGGCCGAACTCGTCAAGACGGCGGGCGTCGCGCTCGTCTCGGAAGTCGGCGGCGCGTCCGGCCCGCTGTACGGCGGGTCGCTGATGAAGGCGAGCCAGGAACTCGAGGACGGGATTACCGCCGAAACGACGGTGGCGTTCGCGGAGCGGTACCTCGAGACGGTCGAGGAGCGCGGGAAAGCGTCAGTCGGCGACAAGACGATGGTCGACGCGCTCACGCCCGCGGTCCACACCTACAAGAAATCGATCGAGGTCGACGACTGCGAACCGATCGAGGCCCTGGGACGGGCCGTCGACGCCGCCCGTCGTGGCGTCGAGTTCACCACGCCCATTCACGCGAAGAAAGGGCGAGCGTCGTACCTCGGGTGGCGATCGGTCGGTCACCAGGACCCGGGCGCGACGAGTACGCTGTACCTGCTCGAGGAACTGCTCGACGTCGCGACCGAGTACGTCGACGGCGAGGTCGTGATCGACGCGGAGGCGGACGAGGTCCCCGAACCCGACGCCGAGGACGTCCCCGCGGACGGGGGTGAGTGA